The Thermodesulfobacteriota bacterium region CGCCTGCTGCGGGTCGGAGTCGAACGTCGCCGTCCATTCGGGGTGCGCGAACATCAGGACGTAGTGGTGCGCCGTGTCGGCCGCGTTCAGCAGCGCCTCGTTCCCCGAGGTGATCAGCAACGCGATGTGCCCCGGGGTGTGGCCGTATGCCTCGACGACCTCGACCCCTTCGACGATCTTCTTCCCCGGCTCCACCGGCGTCAGCTTCTCCTTGATCGCGCCGAGGTGCTTCCTGGCGTTTGCGAGGAACTGGTCGATCTGCTCCTTGGGAAGGCGCAGTTTGGAGACATCCGGATTTTGCCCCGTCCAGTAATCGATCTCCGCCTTCGACGCGAAATACGTTGCGTTCGGGTACACCGGTTTCCCCGCGTCGTCCAGCAGCCCGCCATAGTGGTCGCCGTGCGCGTGGGACAGCACGATCCCCGTCACCTGTTCGGGATTGACCCCCGCCGCTCCCATCCGTCCCCGCAGCTTTCCGAGGGC contains the following coding sequences:
- a CDS encoding MBL fold metallo-hydrolase codes for the protein LPCIGTTQAAAASAAPSLKGEHGGGYYRFSVGGIEAVVISDGGIEFQPVQPTWAPEAGKEEVEATLRSAFLPTDRLNLEVNVLLLKAGGETILVDTGAGKLFGPALGKLRGRMGAAGVNPEQVTGIVLSHAHGDHYGGLLDDAGKPVYPNATYFASKAEIDYWTGQNPDVSKLRLPKEQIDQFLANARKHLGAIKEKLTPVEPGKKIVEGVEVVEAYGHTPGHIALLITSGNEALLNAADTAHHYVLMFAHPEWTATFDSDPQQAAKTRRRILDRAAADRIRVLGYHLPYPGLGHVKATKKGAFKWVPEPWSWPKGGS